One part of the Amaranthus tricolor cultivar Red isolate AtriRed21 chromosome 16, ASM2621246v1, whole genome shotgun sequence genome encodes these proteins:
- the LOC130802534 gene encoding uncharacterized protein LOC130802534: MFLLWIIVVPILKGSQYFLLLLNMKLRMVQWIDNVNHTAVSEEEIRKLGDTMKDLLSTIFDDKMQATHVIPLWKMERVPTDWKMTARTNIESDVFMMMSMLFFEGTVDFQCPILNAAPLRHVARVKIAGSLLLSDLNKQRSKVLEELSNFKDKRRSIAKQVSIRRLKIR, from the exons ATGTTTCTGTTGTGGATT aTTGTTGTCCCGATATTGAAAGGCAGTCAGTACTTCTTACTTCTTCTGAATATGAAGTTAAGAATGGTTCAATGGATAGACAATGTGAACCATACTGCTGTTTCagaagaagaaattagaaaGCTCGGTGACACTATG AAAGATTTGTTGTCAACAATTTTTGATGATAAGATGCAAGCTACTCATGTTATTCCATTATGGAAAATGGAACGAGTTCCCACCGATTGGAAAATGACTGCTAGGACAAACATTGAAAGTGATGTATTTATGATGATGAGCATGCTGTTTTTCGAGGGAACAGTTGATTTCCAGTGTCCAATATTGAATGCA gcTCCATTGAGACATGTGGCAAGAGTTAAGATTGCCGGATCTTTATTGTTATCTGATTTGAACAAACAAAGATCCAAAGTTTTAGAAGAGCTGTCCAATTTTAAAGATAAAAGACGCTCCATTGCCAAACAAGTTTCTATCAGAAGATTAAAGATTCGTTAA